A single region of the Triticum dicoccoides isolate Atlit2015 ecotype Zavitan chromosome 2B, WEW_v2.0, whole genome shotgun sequence genome encodes:
- the LOC119362148 gene encoding uncharacterized protein LOC119362148 isoform X2 — translation MKWSLITQLSYQQVLKGSTCPTMLRGCHIVNSVCHADHDVLPHGVMTPELGQHAGSRTSTGWTSRTPGATAVWRRWRGEERLGSKAGRGRTCTGVEDIAATRAARRIEDIHLVEDVADTRGDGGAATMAGRGEVGQQGVSRKDVHQGGGHRDHQGLGRHGDGGGAGRGRAAKQVEDVR, via the exons ATGAAGTGGAGTCTGATCACTCAGTTATCATATCAACAG GTCCTGAAAGGGAGTACGTGCCCCACTATGCTGAGAGGATGCCATATTGTTAACTCTGTTTGTCATGCAGATCATGATGTACT gccacacggggtgatgacacCAGAGTTAGGGCAGCATGCCGGGTCGAGGACGTCCACCGGGTGGACGTCGCGGACACCAGGGGCGACGGCGGTGTGGCGACGATGGCGGGGCGAGGAGAGGTTGGGCAGCAAGGCGGGTCGAGGAAGGACGTGCACCGGGGTGGAGGACATCGCGGCCACCAGGGCAGCACGCCGGATCGAGGACATCCACCTGGTGGAGGACGTCGCGGACACCAGGGGCGACGGCGGTGCGGCGACGATGGCGGGGCGAGGAGAGGTTGGGCAGCAAGGCGTGTCAAGGAAGGACGTGCACCAGGGTGGAGGACATCGCGACCACCAGGGGCTAGGGCGgcatggcgacggcggcggggctggGAGAGGTAGGGCAGCAAAGCAGGTCGAGGATGTCCGCTAG
- the LOC119362148 gene encoding uncharacterized protein LOC119362148 isoform X1, with translation MKWSLITQLSYQQVLKGSTCPTMLRGCHIVNSVCHADHDVLSESSHMSSRCCRPHGVMTPELGQHAGSRTSTGWTSRTPGATAVWRRWRGEERLGSKAGRGRTCTGVEDIAATRAARRIEDIHLVEDVADTRGDGGAATMAGRGEVGQQGVSRKDVHQGGGHRDHQGLGRHGDGGGAGRGRAAKQVEDVR, from the exons ATGAAGTGGAGTCTGATCACTCAGTTATCATATCAACAG GTCCTGAAAGGGAGTACGTGCCCCACTATGCTGAGAGGATGCCATATTGTTAACTCTGTTTGTCATGCAGATCATGATGTACT GTCAGAAAGTAGTCATATGTCCTCAAGATGTTGcaggccacacggggtgatgacacCAGAGTTAGGGCAGCATGCCGGGTCGAGGACGTCCACCGGGTGGACGTCGCGGACACCAGGGGCGACGGCGGTGTGGCGACGATGGCGGGGCGAGGAGAGGTTGGGCAGCAAGGCGGGTCGAGGAAGGACGTGCACCGGGGTGGAGGACATCGCGGCCACCAGGGCAGCACGCCGGATCGAGGACATCCACCTGGTGGAGGACGTCGCGGACACCAGGGGCGACGGCGGTGCGGCGACGATGGCGGGGCGAGGAGAGGTTGGGCAGCAAGGCGTGTCAAGGAAGGACGTGCACCAGGGTGGAGGACATCGCGACCACCAGGGGCTAGGGCGgcatggcgacggcggcggggctggGAGAGGTAGGGCAGCAAAGCAGGTCGAGGATGTCCGCTAG